The following are encoded together in the Triticum dicoccoides isolate Atlit2015 ecotype Zavitan chromosome 6B, WEW_v2.0, whole genome shotgun sequence genome:
- the LOC119323417 gene encoding uncharacterized protein LOC119323417 yields MPMKTTRMKRAPSALRSPAATPRRRSPARSARRSTPCTTASRDATPTAPPASSQSSQKRMGLHGGRTSSQTSHHSRCRTHVIHISRNVISSIVCLVPGQSSWTTESPPGPDFRQMANCLTPKQRDKSKRHGDDDVMDIW; encoded by the exons ATGCCCATGAAGACAACAAGGATGAAGAGGGCTCCGTCGGCCCTGAGATCTCCTGCCGCCACTCCCAGGAGGCGGTCGCCCGCGAGGTCCGCACGCAGGTCGACGCCATGCACCACAGCTTCTCGTGACGCCACGCCTACCGCGCCTCCAGCATCCTCGCAGAGCTCGCAAAAACG GATGGGTCTACATGGAGGACGAACAAGTTCACAAACTTCTCACCATTCTCGATGCCGCACCCATGTGATTCACATCTCTAGGAACGTCATCTCTTCCATCGTGTGCCTT GTTCCTGGGCAGAGTTCCTGGACAACGGAGTCTCCCCCTGGACCTGACTTTCGCCAAATGGCCAACTGCTTGACACCTAAGCAAAGGGATAAAAGTAAGAGGCATGGGGATGATGATGTCATGGAT ATTTGGTAA